A window of Streptomyces sp. Je 1-332 genomic DNA:
GTAGCCGCGGCCGTCGCCTATGTCCTCGCAGTAGCGGTAGTACTCCTTCCAGTTGAGGTCGGAGTTCTCCGCGCTGCACACGATCTTCATGGCGATCTCCTTCTTCGCCGGATCGTCGAGCCCGCCCGCCTTCGGGGTGGGGGCGGCGCCTGCCGTCTGCGAGGCGATGACCGGGCCCGCGACGAGCGAGGCGCCCAGGAAGGCGAGCACTGTGCGGCGCGAGGTGTGGGTGGGGGGAGTGGGGATGTGACGGGGAGTGGGCACGGGGCCTCCAAGGTGGGGGGAGTACGTCGATCCGATGACGCTTGGGCTCTTCCGTGTTCTGTTAGGAAGGTTTCCTACCAGAGTTCGGAGGTGCCGTATACCCGTCAAGGGAGGGCGAGTTGCCGATCTTGGAGGCCTTGTCCCGCCGGTTATTGAGTGTTGGTCAGCCGTTCGCGCACCTGCACGGCGACTTTGTACGTGTCTCCGGTCGGCCGGGTGGCGAGGTGGCCCGGGTCGCGAACCCAGCCGTCCTCGATGGCGAACCAGTCGATGGCCTTCGGGTCGCGCTTCTCGTCGAGTGCGGCCCTCAGTTCCGCGAAGTACGTTTCCCAGCGCAGCCGGTAGAGCCCGCCGACGAGGCCGGCCCACTCCCGGTTGGCGTAGTCGCGCAGCCCCGCGTCCGCCCCGGCCCGCGTGCCCCACACGGTGAGCAGCGACAGCTGGTCGTACGCGAGACGCTCGCGCTCCGTCGCGTCCGCGCCCCACGAGCGGGCATCGGCGACCCAACGGCCCAGGAGGTGGCGGGAGTCGGTGGCCACCAGTTCGTCGAGCAGGTCCATCAGGGCGAGCCAGGTGCGGGTCAGGCGGTCGAAGCGGTCCTTGTCCTGATCGTCGTACGCCTTCTTGATCTGGGGGAGCAGTACCCGGCTGCGGTTGGAGAGCGCCTGCCGGGCCACGTCCAGGACGTCGCGGCGGTAGGCGGATGAACGCCTCAAGTCGGGGCGTGTGGCCAGCAGTTCGGTGAGTGCGGGTTCGAAGTCCTCCGGCTTGTACCGCATCGCCTTCGGGGACCAGGCCGCCGCCGACTTCGCCGCGAGGTCGGGGCGTGCGCCGAAGAGGCCGTCCGCGCCCTCGGACCACTCGTCGGCGCGGGTCGTGCCGTACGCGGTGCGGCGCAGGATGTCCCAGGCGGCGGCAGCGTGCGGGTCGGCCGCGCCGTAGCGGGACACGGGCCAGTCGTCGAACCAGGAGGCGAGGTCCAAGTCGCCCGTCCGCCAGGCGAGTTCCGAGAAGAGCTCGAAGGCGGCGGGGTTGTTGTCGGCCGCCTCCGGCATCAGGGAGATCCCGCGCTGCGTGCTGCCTTCCTTGGTGCGCCACTTCTCGTAGAGCGCGGCCCAGTCGGGGGTGTTGGCGCCGAGTGTGGTGTGGCCGCCGAAGTTCCAGATCGAGCCGAAGGTGTAGGGGGTGTCGTTCCAGTCGGACTCGCGGTCGGTGATCTTCGAAAAGCGGTCCGAGAGGCCGTCTACCACGAGCATCCTCGACTTGTCGACGGCGTCGACGATGGCCTGGGGAGGGTTGCTCTGCCAGCCGAGGATCACCCAGGTGGCGCCGGGGTGCGCGGACCGGAGGGCTTTCTCGACGGCCTTCGCGGCGACCGGCACCGGCACGTCGCCCGGCTTTCCGCCCTCGTGGAGGAGGTCCATCTTGTACATCGTCGACGCGCCGAACAGCTCGTCCTGCGCACGGTAGAAGGCGGCGGCCACCCGGCCGAAGTGCTCGGTGCGCGGATCGAGCCAGTCGGGGCGCGCGAAGCCGACCCAGTCGCCCTGCGGCACGGTCCTCGCGCCGGGGTTCTTGGCGGCGAAGCCGGGCGGAACGGTTCCGAAGTAGCCCGGGAGGACCGGGGTCATGCCCAGCTCACGCAGCCGGTCGGTGATCCGGCGCCCCAAGGCGGCCCGTTGGTCCAGGAGTTGACGCGAGACCGGATACGGGAAGGTGGACATGTTCTGGAGCAGCCACCACGGCTGATGGGCCGGGGCTGGGATCCACTCGCGCATCTCCTGGTCGGAGTAGCCGAACTCCTGGAACACGCGGTGGTAGAGCGCGTCGGCGCCGACGTAGACGAGCACCTCGTTGTAGCCGTGCAGGGCGAGCACGTCGATCTCCCGCTCCCAGTACGACCAGTCGTGGTACGCGCCCGTGTAGCCGTCGTTCGTGTCGTTGAGGGCGAAGCGGTGCGGGGCGTTCGCACGTCCGGCCGCCGGCTTGTCGAGGCCGGGGAGCCGGTCGGGCAGGTCGAGCTGGTCGCCGGCCCAGGTGATGTTCACCCGGGCGGTGTGTTTCAAGTAGTGGCGCAGTCCGGTGAGTTGGACGGCGGGCGTCGGTCCGGCGATCTCGATCCTCCCGCGCCGCCCGGACACCCGGAAGGTGTCGGTGGGACCCGCGGTCGTGAACGTCAGCTGCTTCCAGTGTCCTGGCAGCAGGCGCCGGGCGGCCTTGACCGCGGGCGAAGCGGAGGCCGGGGCGCCGTCGGCGGTGGAGCCGGAACAGGCGACGGCGGCGCCGGTGGTCCCGGCGATGGTGGCGAGGAAGGTGCGACGGGCAAGGGGCATGACGTAGGGATACCCTCCCGGTTCGGCGGTGCTCGGCAGCCGCCCGGCCGAAGCGGGACGGCGCACCACGATGAACCGCGCGCGAACCATGGTCAAGTACGCGCGGCCATCGCCGGCGCCCGGCTCGACCGCACCGCCGCGCGGCAGGAGCGGTGACGCGATGTCGTCCGGCGAAGCGGCGTCCTGAGTGTGGCCCACTCCCGGGAATTTGGAGCAGTCATCGGAGCGGTGGCGTGCGAACATGCCAACCTCGAACCCATCAGGGCCGGTTGGGCGCATTGACATCCGATGTATTCAACCCTACGTTCCCGAGCGACCCGTCAACCTCAGGGAGCCGCCCCCATGCGCACACAGCTCAGTCGCACCCGGCGAAGAGTCGCCGGGATCGCCTTGCTCCTCGCCTCGGCCCTCGCCGCGACCGCCGTCCCCGCCGCGGTCGCGGCGCCGACGGAACCCCCGGCCGCCGCACCCCGCGCGGCCGAGCGGGCCGACTCCGCGGGCCCGGGAACGGACCACGCCACCGACGACCCCTTCACCGCCGACCGCACCAGCTGGTTCCGGCAGGACCGCTTCGGCATGTTCATCCACTTCGGCGCCTACTCCAACCTGGAGGGCGAGTACAAGAAGGCCGACGGCTCCCTGTGCCGGGACGCCGAGTGGATCCAGCGCCAGTGCGACATCCCGAAGGCCGAGTACGAGAAGCAGGCCGCGACGTTCAATCCGGCCGACTTCGATGCCAAGGCCGTGGTCAAGGCGGCCAAGGACGCCGGAATGCGCTACATCGTCATCACCTCGAAGCACCACGACGGCTACGCGATGTGGCCCACGAAGGTCAACGACTGGAACCTGCGCGACCGCTCGTCCTTCGACAAGAACCGCGACATCCTCGCCGAACTGAAGAAGGCCTCCGACGACGCGGGCATCAAACTCGGCTTCTACTACTCGATCTGGGACTGGCACGACCCGGACTTCCCCGACCCGGCGACCTTCCCGAAGTACGAGAAGCGGATGCGCGCCCAGCTCAAGGAGCTGGTCGACACCTACGACCCCGCCCTGCTCTGGTTCGACGGCGAGTGGGACACGGACAAACCCCACAACCCCTGGACGGCGAAGCACGGCGAGCAGCTGGAGGCCTACCTCCGCGACATCGACCCGGACCTGATCATCAACAACCGCGTCGGCAAGCGCCGCGTGGTCGACGGCGACTACGGCACCCCCGAGCAGGAGATCCCCGGCGCACCGGTCGACGGCCAGCTCTGGGAATCCTGCATGACCCTCAACGGCCACTGGGGCTTCGCGCGCTACGACACCGACTGGAAGTCGTCGGCGACCCTGGTCAGGAACCTCCTCTCCACGACGTCCCGCAGCGGCAACTACCTCCTGAACGTCGGCCCCGACGCCCGCGGCCGGGTCCCGCAGCCCTCCGTCGACCGCCTGCAGCAGATGGGCGACTGGCTGCGTACGTCGGGCCAGGGCGACGCGGTGTTCGGCGCGCGCTTCGGCGGGCTCGTCGAGGAGCCCTCCTGGGGCTCGGTCAGCCGTAAGGGCGACAAGCTGTACGCGGCGGTCACCCAGTGGCCGGCGTCCGACGCCGCCCTGCACCTGAAGGCACGTACGGACTTCGAGGTGAAGTCGGCGCGGGTGCTCGGCAGTGATCAGAAGGTGACGGTCACCCGGTCCGGCGACGGCATCGACCTGAAGCCGTCCGGTGCCGCGACCAACGACACCGCCACGGTCATCGAGCTGAAGGTGGACCCGGGGCCGACAGCACGGCCCGGCAAGGGCAAGGGCCTGCGGCAGGAGATCTTCGACAACGCGGAGCTGAGCGGCACCCCGAAGATCACCCGCACCGACCCCACCCTCAACCACGCCTGGAAATACGAGGGTTCACCCGCGGCGAGCATCCCCTCCGAAAAGTTCAGCGTCCGCTGGACCGGCAAGCTTCAGCCGCGCCGCTCCGAGACGTACACCCTGACGACCGTCTCGGACGACATGGCGCGGGTGTGGGTCGACGGCAAGCTCGTCATCGACTCGTGGACCCCGCACGAGCCGAAGATCGACAAGGGGCAGGTGGCCCTCACCGCGGGCAAGCGCCACTCGATCAGGGTCGAGTACGCGGAACGGACCGGCGAGGCCCACCTGAAGCTGCTCTGGTCCAGCCCCGGCCAGGAGCAGCAGATCGTGCCCGCGACACAGCTGTACGCGCGCTGAGCGGGAGGCGCACGCTGCTCCGCTGAACGGATCGGGCCCCAAGTCCTGGGAAGTCAGGACCTGGGGCCCCTGCCGTGAGGACCAATGGCGGGCACCTTCCGGTCCGCGAAATTGACAGTGTTGATCGACGCCCGGCTGGGCAGACGACCGTTCGTCGATCTCTGACTTCCCAGGTCAGGCGGTCGCCGACAGATTATTGCCGATCAAGAGAGTGACTGCCCCGTGAGCGCGCCCGAAGCCCCTGAAACACCGGATCCCGCTCCGGAGGCCATAGCCCGGCACCGGGCGCTCTTCCGCGCGATCCACCGCCGCAAGAACCCGCGCCTGCGTCAGTCGGACATCACCGTCACCGAAGAGGCGCAGGTCAGGCGAGCGGTCAAGGCCACAGCCCTCGGCAATGCCATGGAGTGGTACGACTTCGGCGTCTACGCCTACCTCGCGGTGATCATCGGCAAGGAGTTCTTCCCCTCCGGCAACGACACCGCGCAGACCCTCTCCTCGCTGGCCACCTTCGCCGCCGCCTTCCTCGTGCGCCCCATCGGCGGCATGTTCTTCGGGCCGCTGGGCGACAAGGTCGGCCGCAAGAAGATCCTCGCGTTGACCATGATCATGATGTCCACGGCGACCCTGGCGATCGGTCTGATCCCGAGCTACGCCACCATCGGCGTGTGGGCCCCGGTGCTGCTCGTCCTGTGCCGCATGGTGCAGGGCTTCTCCACGGGCGGTGAGTACGGCGGCGCCGCGACGTTCATCGCCGAGTACGCGCCGGACAAGCGCCGCGGGTTCTGGGGCTCCTTCCTGGAGTTCGGCACGCTGATCGGCTACACGGTCGCGGCGGTCCTGGTGACCGCCCTGACCATGGGGCTCAGCGACGGCGCCATGCAGTCCTGGGGCTGGCGCATCCCGTTCCTGGTGGCGGCGCCGCTCGGACTCATCGGTCTCTATCTGCGGCTGAAGCTCGACGAGTCGCCCGCCTTCCAGAAGATGGCGGAGGCGGAGAGCGGACCGGCGGCCGAGCGCCAGAAGAAGTCCCTCAAGGACTCCTTCTTCGGCCAGTGGCGCGCGATGCTGCTCTGCATCGCGCTGGTCGCCGCGTTCAACGTCACCGACTACATGCTCCTGTCGTACATGCCGACGTATCTGACGCAGCTCGGCTTCGGCGAGACCGGTGGCCTGATGTCCATCGTCATCGTCATGCTGATCCTGATGGCGCTCATCAACTCCGTCGGCCGCCTCTCCGACCGCATCGGCCGCAAGCCGGTCCTGATGGCGGGCTCGGTGGGCTTCTTCGTCCTGGCCCTCCCGGCCTTCCTCCTCATCAAGCAGGGCGGCACGGTGGCGGTCTTCACCGGACTGCTCATCCTCGGCCTCGCCCTGGTCTGCTACCTGGGCGTCATGTCCTCGTCGCTGCCGGCCCTCTTCCCGACGGACGTCCGCTACGGCTCCCTCTCCATCGGCTTCAACATCTCGGTCTCACTCTTCGGCGGTACGACCCCGCTGGTGGTCGCGGCCCTGATCGGCGCGACCGGCAACGACCTGATGCCCGCCTTCTACACGATGCTCGCGGGCCTCGTCGGCATCATCGCGGTGGCCGCGATGAAGGAGACGGCCCGCAAGCCCCTGGAGGGCTCCCCGCCGTCGGTCGCGACGGACGAGGAGGCCCGTGAACTGGTGGCGGCGCAGCGTTCCTGAAGTCAGTCGCACATACGGCGCGTGGTGAGGGAGCCGCCCGCGTTCTCGTCGTCCGTGCCGAGGGCCGCGAGGTCGGAGCCGGGGACGCACTGCAGCCCCTCGATCTTGTAGCCCTCGAACTTCTCCAGGAGCTCGGGTGTCTCGGCGACGGAAAGACGCACCTCTCCGGCGGAGTTGACGCTCAGCTTGCCCGCGTCGCTCACGGCGGAGTCGAACGGCCCGTCGTCACCGGCGTCCGAAGCCGAACTGACAAGGACGTGGCCCGACTTGGTCACCTCGATGTCTGAGGCGTGGCGCACGTTCCCCTTCGGGTACGGCACACGCAGGGACGCCCTGCGCACCGAGCCGAACTTCGACTCGCCGTAGGAACCGACCGAGAACGGCGCCGCGTACAGCGTCGCGGGGCGGTCCGCGCCCGCGCCGCGGTCCGCCCAGACCGCCGCCATCTTGCCGTTGCGGGAGGTCAGCGTGAAGCTCTCGAAGTCGTCGCCCATGCCGATCGAGGGCAGCGGCGTGATGTCGAGGACCTTCACGGCCTCCCCGGCGTCGGTCAGCTTGAGGTGGTAGACGAGCCCGCGGCTGGCCAGGGCCACGTACTCGTCGGACGTCCCCGGCACCGCGTCGACCGCCTCCAGGTCGACGGGCTCGATGCTGTCCTGCCAGGTGATCGCCTCGACGGCGGCGGGCCTGCCGGGACGGTGGGTCACTTCGGCGATGCGGTTCTCGCCGGGGCGCTTGTTGTCGCGTACGACGAGGGCGCGAAGATCGTCACCCGAGCGAGAGGTGACGGTGAGCCCGCTGATGCCGGACTTCACGTCGTCCCCGACCTGGTGCCATCGTCCGGCCTCCGGCTGCGCCGCGGAAAGACCGGTGCTGAGCACCACGGCAATTCCCGCGCCTAGGGCGGTCATTGCGGTCAGAAGGGACTTACGCATGGTCAGGGGCCTTTCGCTCGGTGTGCGACGCGCGTAGATTTTTCACGGCTGGCCGGACCGTAATCGCCCGGCCGACCGTGAGGCAAGGGAAGTACCTGGATCGGTCTAACCAGTCGACGGGCTCACGCCGTCGTGCGTTCGCGGTGGTCCTGCTCCCGCTCGCGTCCGACGGCGTCGACGGCGGCCGTCGTCCCGCGCCCGGGGCGCAGCAGCGCCGCCGCCAGGGCGAAGCCCGCGGCCGCGATCCCCGTGGCCACCCAGAAGGCGAGGCGGTAGCCGTCGGCCGTGGCCGCCACGGTCTGCCCGCCGTCCGCGAGCAGGCTCTCGGTGCGTCCGGCCGCCAGCGTGGTCAGCACGGCAAGTCCCAGTGAACCGCCCACCACCTGCGTGGTGTTGAAGAGCCCGGAGGCCAGTCCCGCGTCCTCCTCGCGCGCCCCGGACATCGCGAGCCCCGTCACGGCGGGCATCGCCGCCGCGAACCCGGCGCCGAGCAGCAGCATCGCGGGGAGTACGTCGACGACGTACGAACCCTCGGCGGGCAGGCGGCCGAGAAGGGCGAGACCGGCCGTGATGAGGACGAGCCCGGAGAGCAGTGAGCGGTACGGTCCGAAGCGGCCGATCAGCCGGGCGGACAGGCCCACCATCAGGACGCCGATGACGACGGGCGCGGGCAGGAACGCGAAGCCGGTCTTCAACTCGCCATAGCCCAGAACGCGTTGGAAATAGAGCGCACCGATGTACTGGAAGCCGTACATGCCCGCGATCATCAGGATCTGCACGGCGTTGGCGCCGGTCAGGGTGCGGGAGCGGAAGACGCGCAGGCGCAGCAGGGGACGGGCCGCCTGGTGCTGCCGCACGGCGAACGCGGCGTACAGGGCGAGGGACAGGGCGGCGAACGCGAGCGTGGTGGGTGTCCCGTGCTCCGCGGAGCCGACGATGGTGTAGACGGTGAGCATCAGGGCGCCGGTGACGAGCGCCGCGCCCGGATAGTCGGCGCCCCCGGAGAGTCCTGTGCCGCGGTCGGCCGGCAGGACGCGTACCGCGGCGACGAGCGCGACGACCCCGACCGGCAGGTTGATGAGGAAGATCCAGTGCCAGTTGAGGGCCTCGGTGAGCGCGCCGCCCAGAAACGTGCCGAGTGCGCCGCCCGCGGCGCCGACCGCGCTGAACACCGCGATGGCCCTGGCCTGTTCACGCGGCTCGGGGAACAGCGCCACCAGCATGCCGAGCACGACCGCCGAGGTCATCGCCCCGCCGACCCCCTGCACGGCGCGCGCCGCGATGAGCAGACCCTGGTCGGTGGCGACCCCGCACAGCACGGACGCGGCGGTGAACATGGCGAGACCCGAGACGAACATCCGCTTGCGGCCGATGAGATCGCCGAGCCGTCCGGCGAGCAGGAGCAGGCCGCCGAAGGCGATGAGGTAGGCGTTCACGACCCAGGCGAGGCCCGGTGCCGAGAAGCCGAGATCGCTCTGGATGGCCGGCATCGCGACGGTGACGATGTTTCCGTCGATGATCGTCATCAAGAGGCCCGAGGACAGCACGGCGAGCGACGCACGGCGGGAGTGTGGTGTGGTGGATGGGCCCTGAGCCCTGGCCTCGGACACGATGAAAACCTCCATGAGCTGCATAGGTGCACGACTTGTAACGGGGCTCATCGTGCGTGACTATGGAGGCCGGGAGAAGGAGGAACTTCAATGTCCCAAGGGAACACCGGTGTTACGGCGCAGGTCGTGAACGCGCAGGCGTGCCCGCTGCGCGAAGTTCTTGACAGGGTGGTGGGGAAATGGAGCATCCCGATCCTGGTCGCTGCGGCCCACGGCCCCATCCGCTTCACGGAACTGGAGCGCAGCATCGATGGCATCAGCCGCCGCATGCTGACGCTGACCCTGCGGAATCTGGAGCGCGACGGCCTGCTCACGCGCACGGTGCATCCGACGGTCCCGCCGAAGGTCGAGTACGAACTGACGCCGGTGGCCGAGGAGTTGCACGGCACCCTGCTGACCCTGACGGGCTGGGCCGAGCGGCACCGGGTGACGATC
This region includes:
- a CDS encoding alpha-N-acetylglucosaminidase, with protein sequence MPLARRTFLATIAGTTGAAVACSGSTADGAPASASPAVKAARRLLPGHWKQLTFTTAGPTDTFRVSGRRGRIEIAGPTPAVQLTGLRHYLKHTARVNITWAGDQLDLPDRLPGLDKPAAGRANAPHRFALNDTNDGYTGAYHDWSYWEREIDVLALHGYNEVLVYVGADALYHRVFQEFGYSDQEMREWIPAPAHQPWWLLQNMSTFPYPVSRQLLDQRAALGRRITDRLRELGMTPVLPGYFGTVPPGFAAKNPGARTVPQGDWVGFARPDWLDPRTEHFGRVAAAFYRAQDELFGASTMYKMDLLHEGGKPGDVPVPVAAKAVEKALRSAHPGATWVILGWQSNPPQAIVDAVDKSRMLVVDGLSDRFSKITDRESDWNDTPYTFGSIWNFGGHTTLGANTPDWAALYEKWRTKEGSTQRGISLMPEAADNNPAAFELFSELAWRTGDLDLASWFDDWPVSRYGAADPHAAAAWDILRRTAYGTTRADEWSEGADGLFGARPDLAAKSAAAWSPKAMRYKPEDFEPALTELLATRPDLRRSSAYRRDVLDVARQALSNRSRVLLPQIKKAYDDQDKDRFDRLTRTWLALMDLLDELVATDSRHLLGRWVADARSWGADATERERLAYDQLSLLTVWGTRAGADAGLRDYANREWAGLVGGLYRLRWETYFAELRAALDEKRDPKAIDWFAIEDGWVRDPGHLATRPTGDTYKVAVQVRERLTNTQ
- a CDS encoding alpha-L-fucosidase, translating into MRTQLSRTRRRVAGIALLLASALAATAVPAAVAAPTEPPAAAPRAAERADSAGPGTDHATDDPFTADRTSWFRQDRFGMFIHFGAYSNLEGEYKKADGSLCRDAEWIQRQCDIPKAEYEKQAATFNPADFDAKAVVKAAKDAGMRYIVITSKHHDGYAMWPTKVNDWNLRDRSSFDKNRDILAELKKASDDAGIKLGFYYSIWDWHDPDFPDPATFPKYEKRMRAQLKELVDTYDPALLWFDGEWDTDKPHNPWTAKHGEQLEAYLRDIDPDLIINNRVGKRRVVDGDYGTPEQEIPGAPVDGQLWESCMTLNGHWGFARYDTDWKSSATLVRNLLSTTSRSGNYLLNVGPDARGRVPQPSVDRLQQMGDWLRTSGQGDAVFGARFGGLVEEPSWGSVSRKGDKLYAAVTQWPASDAALHLKARTDFEVKSARVLGSDQKVTVTRSGDGIDLKPSGAATNDTATVIELKVDPGPTARPGKGKGLRQEIFDNAELSGTPKITRTDPTLNHAWKYEGSPAASIPSEKFSVRWTGKLQPRRSETYTLTTVSDDMARVWVDGKLVIDSWTPHEPKIDKGQVALTAGKRHSIRVEYAERTGEAHLKLLWSSPGQEQQIVPATQLYAR
- a CDS encoding helix-turn-helix domain-containing protein, producing MSQGNTGVTAQVVNAQACPLREVLDRVVGKWSIPILVAAAHGPIRFTELERSIDGISRRMLTLTLRNLERDGLLTRTVHPTVPPKVEYELTPVAEELHGTLLTLTGWAERHRVTIARSRADYDEKRVPVEA
- a CDS encoding MFS transporter, with amino-acid sequence MEVFIVSEARAQGPSTTPHSRRASLAVLSSGLLMTIIDGNIVTVAMPAIQSDLGFSAPGLAWVVNAYLIAFGGLLLLAGRLGDLIGRKRMFVSGLAMFTAASVLCGVATDQGLLIAARAVQGVGGAMTSAVVLGMLVALFPEPREQARAIAVFSAVGAAGGALGTFLGGALTEALNWHWIFLINLPVGVVALVAAVRVLPADRGTGLSGGADYPGAALVTGALMLTVYTIVGSAEHGTPTTLAFAALSLALYAAFAVRQHQAARPLLRLRVFRSRTLTGANAVQILMIAGMYGFQYIGALYFQRVLGYGELKTGFAFLPAPVVIGVLMVGLSARLIGRFGPYRSLLSGLVLITAGLALLGRLPAEGSYVVDVLPAMLLLGAGFAAAMPAVTGLAMSGAREEDAGLASGLFNTTQVVGGSLGLAVLTTLAAGRTESLLADGGQTVAATADGYRLAFWVATGIAAAGFALAAALLRPGRGTTAAVDAVGREREQDHRERTTA
- the proP gene encoding glycine betaine/L-proline transporter ProP; protein product: MSAPEAPETPDPAPEAIARHRALFRAIHRRKNPRLRQSDITVTEEAQVRRAVKATALGNAMEWYDFGVYAYLAVIIGKEFFPSGNDTAQTLSSLATFAAAFLVRPIGGMFFGPLGDKVGRKKILALTMIMMSTATLAIGLIPSYATIGVWAPVLLVLCRMVQGFSTGGEYGGAATFIAEYAPDKRRGFWGSFLEFGTLIGYTVAAVLVTALTMGLSDGAMQSWGWRIPFLVAAPLGLIGLYLRLKLDESPAFQKMAEAESGPAAERQKKSLKDSFFGQWRAMLLCIALVAAFNVTDYMLLSYMPTYLTQLGFGETGGLMSIVIVMLILMALINSVGRLSDRIGRKPVLMAGSVGFFVLALPAFLLIKQGGTVAVFTGLLILGLALVCYLGVMSSSLPALFPTDVRYGSLSIGFNISVSLFGGTTPLVVAALIGATGNDLMPAFYTMLAGLVGIIAVAAMKETARKPLEGSPPSVATDEEARELVAAQRS